A single Marinobacter sp. es.042 DNA region contains:
- a CDS encoding SDR family oxidoreductase, translated as MTQRVFITGGASGLGRAIALRYAKEGAKVCIGDINPEQGVGVEKEINAAGGEGYFVECDVRRLTDFEKVRDDLVKKWGGVDVVVNNAGVASAGSIEDTTMADWEWILDINVLGVVRGCKAFTPQFKQQGSGAFVNVASMAGLMLAPLMDSYNVTKAGVIALSETLSQELRDAGIHVSCVCPAFFQTNLTSSMRSDIPGIQQNVNKLMKRSTVTAEDVAEDIFRSVENKSFWVLPHAKERRMWMLKRHAPKAFDWLMHQESKRWMSKMGGSKA; from the coding sequence ATGACACAAAGAGTATTCATCACGGGCGGCGCGAGCGGACTTGGCCGCGCCATAGCACTGCGTTATGCCAAAGAAGGCGCCAAAGTTTGCATCGGCGACATTAATCCGGAGCAAGGTGTTGGCGTCGAGAAAGAGATTAATGCGGCCGGAGGCGAAGGTTATTTCGTCGAGTGCGATGTTCGACGCCTGACCGATTTCGAAAAGGTCCGCGATGATCTCGTGAAGAAATGGGGCGGCGTCGATGTGGTGGTGAACAACGCCGGTGTTGCTTCGGCCGGTTCCATTGAAGATACCACCATGGCGGATTGGGAGTGGATTCTCGATATCAACGTGCTGGGTGTGGTTCGCGGCTGTAAGGCGTTCACGCCGCAGTTCAAGCAGCAGGGCTCCGGGGCGTTCGTGAATGTGGCTTCCATGGCCGGGCTCATGCTGGCGCCGTTGATGGATAGCTACAATGTGACCAAGGCCGGGGTGATTGCCCTGTCTGAAACCCTGAGCCAGGAGCTTCGGGATGCGGGTATTCATGTGAGCTGCGTGTGCCCGGCGTTTTTCCAGACCAATCTGACCAGCAGCATGCGTTCAGATATCCCCGGCATTCAGCAGAATGTGAACAAGCTGATGAAGCGGTCCACGGTGACCGCCGAGGATGTGGCCGAGGATATTTTCCGGTCGGTGGAAAACAAGAGCTTCTGGGTATTGCCCCATGCCAAGGAGCGCCGTATGTGGATGCTCAAGCGCCATGCGCCCAAGGCTTTCGATTGGCTGATGCATCAGGAAAGCAAGCGCTGGATGAGCAAGATGGGTGGCAGCAAGGCCTGA
- a CDS encoding histidine phosphatase family protein, whose amino-acid sequence MATIYLVRHGQASFGKENYDQLSPTGWEQGRVLGRWLAGKVEPAAVFGGDLERHRETVEAIATGYGVKLPDMQVVPGFNEFDHTTVVARYRPEWSDRAVMARDLKAFPKPAKAFQEAFVHAVHRWASGEFDHEYEESWPDFKARVLAAFEEMIEYADGGDVLVATSGGPISVIAQHLLGLDDARALGLNEVIANTSVSRVLYSGPRRSLAVFNNYSHLEADDPALVTFR is encoded by the coding sequence ATGGCGACGATTTATCTGGTTCGTCACGGCCAGGCCAGTTTCGGGAAAGAAAACTACGATCAACTGTCTCCCACGGGCTGGGAGCAGGGCAGGGTGCTTGGCCGCTGGCTGGCGGGCAAAGTGGAACCGGCAGCGGTTTTCGGAGGCGATCTGGAACGCCACCGGGAAACCGTTGAAGCCATCGCCACCGGGTACGGAGTGAAACTGCCCGATATGCAGGTGGTTCCCGGCTTCAACGAGTTTGATCACACCACTGTGGTGGCCCGGTACCGCCCGGAGTGGAGTGACCGTGCCGTGATGGCGCGGGACCTCAAGGCGTTTCCCAAACCGGCCAAAGCGTTCCAGGAGGCCTTTGTGCACGCGGTGCATCGCTGGGCCTCTGGCGAGTTTGACCACGAGTACGAGGAAAGCTGGCCGGACTTCAAGGCCCGCGTTCTGGCGGCCTTCGAGGAGATGATTGAGTACGCCGATGGCGGCGACGTGCTGGTGGCGACCTCTGGCGGCCCGATTTCCGTAATCGCCCAGCATCTGCTTGGCCTGGATGACGCCCGGGCACTTGGCCTGAACGAGGTGATCGCCAACACCAGCGTGTCGCGGGTCCTGTATTCGGGGCCCCGGCGTAGCCTGGCCGTTTTTAATAACTACAGCCACCTGGAAGCGGATGATCCCGCCCTGGTGACATTCCGATAG
- a CDS encoding phosphotransferase family protein, giving the protein MTQIDEAVDIREGEELDTGAVDRFMKEAIPDLQGEPEIRQYPGGASNLTYQVDYGDRSYVLRRPPFGKIAKSAHDMLREAKVMRALKPVYPYVPNIIAICDDHDVLGCDFYVMERLKGIILRQDFPKDFELSEADTRKLCLNVIDKLVDLHRVDAKAAGLDKLGKGEGYVQRQIGGWSDRFRKARTDDVGDFEQVMSWLNDKMPEDIAQVVIHNDFRFDNVVLSPDNPFEVIGVLDWEMATIGDPLMDLGNSLAYWIEADDEGPFQMLRRQPTHRPGMLTRKEVVAYYMEQSGFKVDNFDFYEIYGLFRLAVIIQQIYYRFYHGQTKDKRFAAFGHAANYLEKRCQRLIAESLL; this is encoded by the coding sequence ATGACCCAGATCGACGAGGCCGTGGACATCCGGGAAGGCGAGGAGCTGGATACTGGCGCTGTAGACCGGTTCATGAAAGAGGCGATCCCTGATCTGCAAGGCGAGCCAGAGATTCGTCAATACCCGGGCGGCGCCTCAAACCTGACCTACCAGGTGGATTACGGCGACCGGTCCTACGTCTTGCGGCGGCCGCCGTTCGGCAAGATCGCCAAGTCTGCCCACGACATGCTGCGTGAGGCGAAGGTCATGCGGGCGCTCAAACCGGTTTATCCCTACGTGCCCAACATCATTGCCATTTGCGATGATCACGATGTGCTGGGTTGCGATTTCTACGTGATGGAACGGTTGAAGGGCATCATCCTGCGCCAGGACTTTCCGAAGGATTTCGAGCTCAGTGAAGCCGATACCCGCAAGCTTTGCCTGAATGTGATCGACAAGCTGGTGGATCTGCACCGTGTGGATGCCAAGGCAGCAGGCCTGGACAAGCTGGGCAAGGGCGAGGGCTACGTTCAGCGCCAGATTGGCGGCTGGAGTGACCGTTTCCGCAAGGCACGCACCGACGATGTGGGCGACTTCGAGCAGGTGATGAGCTGGCTCAACGACAAGATGCCTGAAGACATTGCCCAGGTGGTGATCCACAACGATTTCCGCTTCGATAACGTGGTGCTGAGCCCTGACAACCCGTTTGAGGTCATCGGCGTGCTGGACTGGGAGATGGCCACCATCGGGGATCCGCTGATGGATCTGGGGAACAGCCTGGCCTACTGGATTGAGGCGGACGACGAAGGCCCGTTCCAGATGCTGCGCCGCCAGCCGACCCATCGCCCGGGCATGCTTACCCGCAAGGAAGTGGTGGCATATTACATGGAGCAGTCCGGCTTCAAGGTCGATAACTTCGACTTCTATGAGATCTACGGCCTGTTCCGGCTGGCAGTGATCATCCAGCAGATCTATTACCGGTTCTACCATGGCCAGACCAAGGACAAGCGTTTCGCCGCCTTTGGCCATGCCGCTAATTATCTCGAGAAGCGCTGCCAGCGGTTGATTGCGGAGAGCCTCCTGTAA